The Cottoperca gobio chromosome 22, fCotGob3.1, whole genome shotgun sequence genome contains a region encoding:
- the dorip1 gene encoding dopamine receptor-interacting protein 1, giving the protein MESRFCVLSDTEDFQTLITNTENNLHFERSKILFEEIRASINNNDEEDRSFWRPVLPWGGVFTIKAGRKAISCTPLYVKINLKNTCTIDGFLVILYVILRDNHGFPRELAVFLGKQFVEYFLYLMDSCDYTTVKMLWIWDRMSKRQYRSEVHQAALEIDLFGNEHENFTENLENLMSTMQDSLCTNWSCRTRFQEFIKTTINISPPHELPHRDPIQSAVDKFFFPKLLLCSELGCDGLREFSQRVFCHGAPPFVILNMQQWKSEELSYVPYHLALCQHRYLLEGATLFNKEEHHYSAAFQIDGCWMHYDGLRSDNLILLHRPPELLLLSSLVYIRSSDK; this is encoded by the exons ATGGAGAGTAGATTCTGTGTTTTGAGCGACACCGAAGACTTCCAAACGTTAATTACAAACACTGAGAACAATCTCCACTTCGAAAG GTCTAAGATACTGTTTGAAGAAATTCGTGCCTCCATCAACAACAATGACGAAGAGGACCGCTCCTTCTGGAGGCCTGTGCTGCCTTGGGGGGGCGTCTTTACCATAAAGGCAGGGCGGAAGGCCATATCCTGCACCCCTCTGTACGTCAAAATCAACCTAAAAAACACCTGCACCATCGATGGCTTCCTCGTGATACTGTATGTGATCCTGCGGGACAACCATGGCTTTCCCCGGGAGCTGGCTGTCTTCCTGGGCAAGCAGTTTGTGGAGTATTTCCTCTACCTGATGGACTCCTGTGACTACACCACAGTGAAGATGCTGTGGATCTGGGACAGGATGTCTAAAAGACAGTACCGCTCTGAGGTCCACCAGGCAGCACTGGAGATTGACCTGTTTGGTAACGAGCATGAGAACTTCACAGAGAACCTGGAGAACCTCATGTCCACCATGCAGGATAGTCTGTGCACTAACTGGAGCTGCCGGACCCGCTTCCAGGAGTTCATCAAGACTACAATCAACATCAG CCCTCCTCATGAGCTGCCTCACAGAGACCCCATTCAGTCGGCCGTGGACAAGTTCTTCTTCCCCAAACTCCTACTCTGCTCAGAACTGGG gtGCGATGGTCTGAGGGAGTTCTCTCAGAGGGTTTTCTGCCACGGAGCCCCACCCTTTGTCATCCTCAACATGCAGCAGTGGAAGTCCGAGGAGCTGTCCTATGTTCCTTACCATCTGGCTCTCTGCCAGCACAG GTACTTACTAGAGGGCGCCACACTCTTCAACAAGGAGGAGCATCACTACTCTGCAGCCTTCCAGATAGACGGCTGCTGGATGCACTATGACGGTCTGAGGAGTGACAATCTCATCCTCTTACACCGGCCGCCGGAGCTCCTGCTGCTGTCCTCTCTGGTTTACATCCGCTCCTCCGACAAGTGA